A window of the Dioscorea cayenensis subsp. rotundata cultivar TDr96_F1 chromosome 14, TDr96_F1_v2_PseudoChromosome.rev07_lg8_w22 25.fasta, whole genome shotgun sequence genome harbors these coding sequences:
- the LOC120275126 gene encoding peptidyl-prolyl cis-trans isomerase CYP21-4 yields MARIKPQALLIQSKKKKSPTRISLLTIIICNLVVILVVLSLYGTYKHWHRRLSSQPEIGLDEFEHVKNSGEPKKYDLPKYAVLNTSKGQITMELYKDSFPEVVDRFIDLCQKGFFRGMPFHRVIKNYVIQGGDFQRLGAAEDWTLKVKPNKEHAISPKHEAFMLGTTKSVSDSKGFELFITTAPIPDLNDKLIVFGSVVKGEDVVQEIEEVDTDEHYRPKSNIGIIDVILKQEL; encoded by the exons ATGGCAAGAATCAAGCCTCAGGCTTTGCTTATTCAgagcaaaaagaagaagagccCTACACGGATTAGTCTTTTGACTATCATTATTTGCAACCTTGTGGTCATCTTGGTTGTATTATCCCTCTATGGCACCTACAAACATTGGCATCGGAG GTTAAGCAGTCAACCAGAAATTGGCTTGGACGAGTTTGAG CATGTGAAGAACTCTGGGGAGCCAAAGAAATACGATCTTCCAAAATATGCT GTTTTAAACACCTCAAAAGGACAGATTACAATGGAGCTCTATAAAGATTCCTTTCCAGAAGTTGTGGATAGGTTCATTGACCTTTG TCAAAAAGGCTTTTTCAGAGGCATGCCTTTTCACCGTGTAATAAAGAACTATGTAATTCAAGGGGGTGATTTCCAAAGGCTTGGAGCTGCAGAGGATTGGACATTGAAAGTAAAGCCAAACAAAGAACATGCTATaag CCCAAAGCATGAGGCTTTCATGCTTGGAACTACAAAATCGGTATCTGACAGTAAAGGATTTGAGCTCTTTATCACAACAGCTCCAATTCCTGATTTAAATGACAAACTCATTGTGTTTGGGAGTGTTGTCAAAGGAGAGGATGTGGTCCAG GAAATCGAAGAAGTTGACACCGATGAACATTACCGGCCAAAGTCCAACATCGGGATCATTGACGTGATATTGAAACAAGAGCTTTGA
- the LOC120275197 gene encoding anamorsin homolog translates to MESLGAKRRALVLADLVVVPIGAVLAGVNGFGEGVVRDDDDLLVVTQATSLGGNMPLDSASADVVICIWKTPEIIGENLLGEIHRVLKPGGKLLMQTSYSSSNNMNKPSLPLEGKLLVAGFVDVQTFETKAFLPLEGYQSFTLECKKTSWLVGSSFSIKKVTKSIPKIHDSDDMDLIDEDSLLTEEDLKKPQLPAVGDCEVGATRKACKNCTCGRAEAEEKVQKLGLTAEQLNNPQSACGNCGLGDAFRCATCPYKGLAPFKLGEKVSLSSNFLVSDF, encoded by the exons ATG GAGAGTCTCGGTGCGAAGAGGCGTGCGCTTGTGTTGGCAGATCTCGTGGTTGTTCCAATTGGCGCTGTTTTAGCCGGCGTTAATGGTTTTGGGGAGGGAGTGGTGAGGGATGATGATGATCTACTTGTTGTGACACAGGCCACTTctttgg GAGGAAACATGCCACTTGATTCTGCTTCAGCGGATGTTGTGATTTGTATTTGGAAGACACCGGAGATTATTGGGGAGAATTTGCTTGGAGAGATCCACAGAGTATTAAAACCTGGTGGGAAGCTTCTAATGCAAACTAGCTATTCTTCTAGCAATAACATGAACAAG CCAAGCTTGCCATTAGAGGGTAAATTACTTGTAGCTGGGTTTGTTGATGTACAAACTTTTGAGACAAAAGCATTTCTCCCGCTTGAGGGCTACCAATCATTTACA CTTGAGTGTAAGAAAACTTCCTGGCTTGTAGGGTCgtcattttcaataaaaaaagtgaCCAAGTCTATTCCTAAGATACATGATAGTGATGATATGGATCTGATTGATGAAGATAGCCTTTTGACCGAGGAAGACTTGAAGAAACCACAGTTACCAGCTG TTGGAGATTGTGAGGTTGGAGCCACAAGAAAGGCTTGCAAGAACTGCACTTGTGGTCGAGCTGAAGCAGAGGAAAAGGTGCAGAAGCTGGGGCTGACTGCGGAGCAGCTGAATAACCCTCAGTCAGCATGCGGAAAT TGCGGGCTTGGTGATGCCTTCCGTTGTGCTACATGCCCATACAAAGGTCTTGCTCCATTCAAACTCGGGGAGAAG GTCTCTCTATCAAGTAATTTCCTTGTCTCTGATTTTTGA